The proteins below are encoded in one region of Opisthocomus hoazin isolate bOpiHoa1 chromosome 24, bOpiHoa1.hap1, whole genome shotgun sequence:
- the B3GAT1 gene encoding galactosylgalactosylxylosylprotein 3-beta-glucuronosyltransferase 1 isoform X1, whose translation MGNEELWVQSVLEMPKRRDILAIVLIVLPWTLLITVWHQSTIAPLLAVHKDDGGDSRRDLTAGLDSKEYCLSDRDIVEVVRTEYVYTRPPPWSDTLPTIHVITPTYSRPVQKAELTRLANTLLHVPNLHWILVEDSQRRTPLITRLLRDTGLNYTHLNVETPRNYKLRGDMRDPRIPRGTMQRNLALRWLRETFNKNNSQPGIVYFADDDNTYSLELFEEMRSTRKVSVWPVAFVGGLRYESPKVNAAGKVYGWKTVFDPHRPFAIDMAGFAVNLRLILQRSQAYFKLRGVKGGYQESSLLRELVTLNDLEPKAANCTKILVWHTRTEKPVLVNEGKKGFTDPNVEI comes from the exons ATGG GTAATGAGGAGCTGTGGGTCCAGTCAGTCTTGGAGATGCCGAAGAGACGAGACATCCTGGCTATCGTGCTGATAGTTCTGCCCTGGACACTACTAATCACCGTCTGGCACCAGAGCACCATTGCTCCACTGCTTGCAGTGCACAAGG ATGATGGTGGTGACTCCCGGCGTGATCTCACTGCAGGCTTGGACTCCAAGGAATACTGCTTGTCGGACCGGGACATTGTGGAGGTGGTGAGGACAGAATATGTTTATACCCGCCCACCCCCGTGGTCAGACACCCTTCCCACCATCCACGTCATTACACCCACCTACAGCCGGCCCGTACAGAAGGCAGAGCTGACGCGCCTGGCCAACACCCTCCTGCACGTGCCAAACCTGCACTGGATCCTGGTGGAGGACTCGCAGCGGCGCACGCCGCTCATCACCCGGCTGCTGAGGGACACGGGGCTTAACTACACCCACCTCAACGTGGAGACACCCCGCAACTACAAGCTGCGGGGAGACATGAGGGATCCCCGCATTCCCCGGGGGACCATGCAGAGGAACCTTGCCCTGAGATGGCTGAGAGAGACCTTTAACAAAAATAACAGCCAGCCTGGGATTGTTTACTTTGCTGATGATGATAACACCTACAGCCTGGAGCTCTTTGAGGAG ATGCGCAGCACCAGAAAGGTGTCAGTGTGGCCAGTAGCCTTCGTCGGTGGCTTGCGCTACGAGTCGCCCAAAGTGAACGCTGCAGGGAAGGTCTATGGCTGGAAAACTGTGTTCGACCCCCATCGGCCCTTTGCTATAGACATGGCGGGGTTTGCTGTGAACCTCAGACTGATTCTCCAGCGATCTCAGGCTTACTTCAAACTGCGAGGAGTGAAGGGAGGCTACCAAGAGAGCAGCCTGCTCCGGGAACTAGTGACCTTGAATGACCTTGAGCCGAAAGCTGCCAATTGCACTAAG
- the B3GAT1 gene encoding galactosylgalactosylxylosylprotein 3-beta-glucuronosyltransferase 1 isoform X2 — MPKRRDILAIVLIVLPWTLLITVWHQSTIAPLLAVHKDDGGDSRRDLTAGLDSKEYCLSDRDIVEVVRTEYVYTRPPPWSDTLPTIHVITPTYSRPVQKAELTRLANTLLHVPNLHWILVEDSQRRTPLITRLLRDTGLNYTHLNVETPRNYKLRGDMRDPRIPRGTMQRNLALRWLRETFNKNNSQPGIVYFADDDNTYSLELFEEMRSTRKVSVWPVAFVGGLRYESPKVNAAGKVYGWKTVFDPHRPFAIDMAGFAVNLRLILQRSQAYFKLRGVKGGYQESSLLRELVTLNDLEPKAANCTKILVWHTRTEKPVLVNEGKKGFTDPNVEI; from the exons ATGCCGAAGAGACGAGACATCCTGGCTATCGTGCTGATAGTTCTGCCCTGGACACTACTAATCACCGTCTGGCACCAGAGCACCATTGCTCCACTGCTTGCAGTGCACAAGG ATGATGGTGGTGACTCCCGGCGTGATCTCACTGCAGGCTTGGACTCCAAGGAATACTGCTTGTCGGACCGGGACATTGTGGAGGTGGTGAGGACAGAATATGTTTATACCCGCCCACCCCCGTGGTCAGACACCCTTCCCACCATCCACGTCATTACACCCACCTACAGCCGGCCCGTACAGAAGGCAGAGCTGACGCGCCTGGCCAACACCCTCCTGCACGTGCCAAACCTGCACTGGATCCTGGTGGAGGACTCGCAGCGGCGCACGCCGCTCATCACCCGGCTGCTGAGGGACACGGGGCTTAACTACACCCACCTCAACGTGGAGACACCCCGCAACTACAAGCTGCGGGGAGACATGAGGGATCCCCGCATTCCCCGGGGGACCATGCAGAGGAACCTTGCCCTGAGATGGCTGAGAGAGACCTTTAACAAAAATAACAGCCAGCCTGGGATTGTTTACTTTGCTGATGATGATAACACCTACAGCCTGGAGCTCTTTGAGGAG ATGCGCAGCACCAGAAAGGTGTCAGTGTGGCCAGTAGCCTTCGTCGGTGGCTTGCGCTACGAGTCGCCCAAAGTGAACGCTGCAGGGAAGGTCTATGGCTGGAAAACTGTGTTCGACCCCCATCGGCCCTTTGCTATAGACATGGCGGGGTTTGCTGTGAACCTCAGACTGATTCTCCAGCGATCTCAGGCTTACTTCAAACTGCGAGGAGTGAAGGGAGGCTACCAAGAGAGCAGCCTGCTCCGGGAACTAGTGACCTTGAATGACCTTGAGCCGAAAGCTGCCAATTGCACTAAG